Genomic segment of Hymenobacter aquaticus:
TGCAGCTGGCAGCCGGTAAACCGCACCTCAAACAGAAAGTCGCGGCAGGCCGCGAACTGCAGGCCCGCCAGCTTGCAGTCGGTGAAGGCCACGTTCTGCAGCCCCGTGCCCGCCAGGCTGGCCGACGACAAGTTGCACCGCTCAAACAGGCAGTCGGTGAAGCGCAACGCGCCCAGCTTGGCCTCGGAAAAGTCGCAGCCCACGAAGTGACACTGCTCAAACTCCGGGTCGGGATGGGCCAGCAGGGTGCGGGCGTCCCACCGCTCGAAGCGGTTTTCGGGGGCAAAAACGGTGGGCTTACGCGGGGCGGCAGCGGGGCGGCGTTGCTTCATACACGGCAGAGTTCGGGAAAAGAAAACGGCAACACGGCCGGGCTGCTTACGGCTGGCGCAGCAGCCAGCGGGTGGCCTCACCTTCTTCCACGAACCGTTCGCCCAGGAAAGGCTTGTCGAGAAAATAGGCGGGCGGCGGAAACGCCGCGTCGGCATCCTGGTCGCGCAGCGTGACGGGGGCCAGCAGGTAAGCCAGGTAGGTGCGCCCGCCCAGGCGGGGCTGCAGTTGGGGCAAAAACGTGGACACCATCCACTGCGCGCCTTCCCGGTCGGTGTTGAAGCGGCGGCGCCCGTCGAGCAGCCAGCGGCGGCAGCCGTGGGCGGCGGCGTGTTCGAGCAGCACCAGGTAGCCCTGCTGCATTTCGGCCACTGAAATCAGCCGCTGCCAGCGCACCACCAGCACCTGCAAATCGGGGCGGTAGGTGATGGTCAGAAAATCGGGCGGAGCGGGCAGGTTCATGCGGGGCGGTAAGCTGGCAAAGCTACGGCTCAGCTTAGAAAGTTGATACTCCATCCGTAAAGATTACCGGGCGGCCCATGCAAAAACAGGCACGAGGCAAAGCCTCGCGCCTGTATACAAGTGGGTTGCGTCGTAAAACACCACAACCACTACTTGCCCGGAGCTGACGCCGGAGCGCCGTATGGAAAAGTGCTGTGGGAGAGGTTAGCCACGGAGGGGTTTCGTTCCGAGAAGCGGGGAAACCCGTTTGCCCGCGCCCGAAGCAGGGCCGAGCAACCGCCAATTTCCCCCGGCCGATGGGCCCGCGCAATACCTACATGTTGGTATTTTGCCTGGGCCGGCTGCTGCGAGGTACGTGCCACCCATCGGCTAGTATTCCCGCCCAGGCAAAGCAGGCCAGTGCCAAACAGGGCATAATTCTATTGCCCTGGAAGCTGACAATGGCCGTTCGGATTGGTATAGCGTCAGTACTGTCTAATAATCAGAGGGGTATCATTACGTTTTTCTTAAAAATTCACAATTTATTCTTGATTCTGGTGCGCGGAATGTTCGGAATAATCCAATAAACTTGTAGATCAGCCGAAAGACTGCGCCAGCCTGTACGGGCCGGATTCGCTTGTTATTTGCCTCGTTGGATTTGTGAAGACTTTACTGGCCCTGCTGCTGGGGGTGCTGGCATTGCCCGCCCTGGCGCAAACGGGTGCTTCCACGCCTCAGCTTACTCACTGCGACGCCGCCATTGAGCGGTTTATGCAACGCTGGAAAATTCCCGGCGCTTCGGTTGCCATCAGCCGGCAGGGCAAGCTGGTGTACTGCCGCGCCTTCGGCTACGCCGATTTGGCCCGCACCGTGCCCATGCGGCCCTCCCACCTGCTGCGGGTCGCCAGCGTGTCGAAGCCCGTGACGGCCACGGCCATCATGAAGCTGGTGGAGCAGGGCAAGATTGACCTGAGCCACAAGGCGTTTGGGCCCAAAGGCTATTTGCAGTCGGCCTACTACACCAGCGCCATTACCGACGAGCGGATTTACGACATAACGGTGCAGCAGCTGCTCGAGCACAGCGCCGGCTGGAACCGCAACAACGGCACCGACGGCTTCAACACCTCCGACCCCATCGACTTTCCGCTGCACGTGGCCGACGCGCTGAGCGCCCCCAACCCCGTGGGCGACTCCACGATGGTGCGCTTCCTGCTCACCAAGGGCCTCGATTTCCGGCCGGGGGCGCGCTTCGCCTATTCCAACGTGGGCTACCTGGTGCTGGGCAAGATTCTGGAAAAAGTAACCGGCCAGTCCTACGAAGGCTGGGTGCGGCAGAACATTCTGGCCCCGGCCGGCATCAGCGAAGCCCACCTGGGCCGCAACCTGCTGGCCGACAAGCACGAGCGGGAAGCCGAGTACTTCAGCAAAGACCACCGGGCCTCGTGCTACGGCACCGGCAAGCCAGTATCGGCCGCCTACGGCAGCTGGAACCTGGAGGCCATGAATGCCCACGGCGGCTGGCTGTTCTCGGCCCGCGACTTAGTGCGTTTCCTGGTGGCCACCGATGGCAACCCCGCCCAGCCCGACGTGCTGGCCCCGGCCACCGTGGCCCAGATGCTGGAGCCCTCGGAAAACAACCGCCACTACGCCAAGGGCTGGATGGTGAGCAAAAAGGTGAACTGGCACACCGGCAGCCTCGACGGTACCGCCAGCTGCGTGGCCCAAACGGCCGACGGCTACACCTGGGCCATTCTGCTCAATGCCCGCGCCACCCCCAACCGGTTCTGGAACGACCTGGAAAAGCTGGGCTGGGAGTGCGTGGAAGGCGCTACCGAGTGGCCCGCGCTGGATTTCTTTCCGCCCACCCGGAATGCCGCCCACCTGCGTGGCCACGCTACGGAGGCGGGCACGGCCACGCTGCGCTGGACCAACGGCAACGGCTCCCGCCGCCTGGTGGTGGTACAGGAAGGCAGCCCGGTAGCCCAGCTCCCGCAGGACGGCACCAGCTACGCCCCCGATGCCGCTTACGGCCACGGCTCGGCGCTGGGCAAGAGTGCCTTCGTGGTAGCCGCCGGCCCCGATAGCGCCGTGACCGTCCGGAACCTGGCGCCCAACAAAACCTACTACGCCCGGGTGGTCGAGTACTTCCAGAACGACAGCACCGGGCAGCAGGCCATGTACGCCCTGGACGGCAACCCCACCTGGCAGTTTCATACCCCGGCGGCACTTTCCATCCTGGCCAAGCTCAGCCATAAGACGGTGAAAAAACCGGCGGCGCGCAAAGCCACGGCCGCCTCCCACCACAAGCCCCGGCCAGCCACGCTGAACACGGGGCCGGCCAAAAAGCAGCCGTCGGCCCCGGCGCCCGCCAAAGCCGACGCGCCTGCCACCGCGTCGCCGTCGTATCTGGAGAAGCTGCGCTCCAAGGGCCGGGAGCTGCTGAAGTGGTTTGCCAAAGTGTAGGCCGGCCGAAGCCCAAGCGGGTTCCGGGCCAGGCGGCCCGGCAGGCAGGGCGGGCGTGAAAGTCCGGGCCGGACGTGTACTTTGCAGGAAATAGCTGGCGGCCCGGGTGGCGGCCTGGCGGTTCCTTTGCCACTTTCTTCCGCTTATGACACAGATTCGCACCGGCCTGCTGGCCTATGGTATGTCGGGTAAAGTATTTCATGCCCCGTTCGTGGCCACGCACCCCGGTTTCGAGCTGAGTGCCGTGACGGAGCGCAGCCGCAAGGAAGCCGGGCAGCACTACCCCGGCGTGACGAGCTACGACAGCGTAGAGGCCCTGCTGGCCGACGACAGCCTGGAGCTGGTGGTGGTGAATACGCCCAGCAACACCCACGCCGAGTTTACGCGCCAGGCGCTACGGGCCGGCAAGCACGTGCTGCTGGAAAAACCGGTGGCTACCTCGCCCCAGGAAGTGCGGGAGCTGTGGGACCTGGCCCGGCAGCAAGGCCGCCACCTGCTGGCCTACCAGAACCGGCGCTGGGACAGTGACTTCCAGCTCGTGAAGCAGGTGGTGGAAAGCGGACAGCTGGGGCAGCTCATCGAAGTCACGTTTCGCTACGACCGGTTCAAGACCACGCTGAACCCGAAGCCCTTCAAGGAAACGCCCCTGCCCGGCAGCGGCCTGCTCTATGATCTGGGCCCCCACCTGCTCGACCAGGCCATCAGCCTGTTTGGCCAGCCCCGGCAGAGCCGCAAAACCACCGGCCGCTTCCGCGCCGGCACCCAGGTCGACGACTACTTCTCCATTCAGCTGCTGTATCCGGGCTTTACCGTTACGGTGGCCTCGGGCCTGCTCATCGCCGATCCGCAGCCGGCCTTCGTGCTGCACGGCACCCAGGGCAGCTTCCGTAAAACCCGCGCCGACGTGCAGGAGGCCCAGCTGCTCAGCGGCCTTTCCCCCCTGGACCCCACCTACGGCATCGAGCCCGCCGACCAGGCCGGCGTGCTGACCGTGGCCGGGGGCAACGACGTGAAAACCACCACCGTGCTGCCCACCCAGAAAGGCGACTACACCGGCCTGTTCGACGCCGTGTACCAGACCATCCGCCACGGCGCGCCCTATCCTATCCGGGAAGAGCAGCTGCTGTGGCAAAATGAAATCCTGGCCCAGACCGACGACGTGTGGGGGCTGTAGCGCCCGGCGCTACCGTTCCCGGGGCCGCTCCAGCTTGCTGGCCGGATACTGCGGGTTCATCTCCCGGAGCGTATCGCGCAAGGTCTTCGCCACCACGTAGGCTTTGTACCAGTTCTGGTCGGCGGGCACCAGGTGCCAAGGGCAGCTAGTGGGGCTACAGTGCCGGAACACGTCTTCGTAGACGCGGCGGTACAGCGGCCACTGCTTGGCTTTGCCCTCGTCGCCGGCCTCGTATTTCCACTGCTTGGCCGGGTCGTGCAGGCGCTCCTGCAGCCGCTCGCGCTGCTCTTCCTCCGACACGTGCAGGTAAAATTTGAGCACCGTCGTGCCCGACTGCTGCAACAGCTTCTCGAAGGCGTTGATGGCCGTGAAGCGCTGCCGGGCCACTTCCGTGGTGATGAGCTTCTCCACCCGGGTAACGAGCACGTCCTCGTAGTGGGAGCGGTTGAAGATCTGAATCATGCCGTGGCGCGGCACCTGCTGATGCACCCGCCACAGGAAGTCGTGGGCCAGCTCCTCGATGGTCGGCTCCTTAAAGGAATGCACCCGCACGCCCTGCGGGTTGAGGCCGCTGAACACCTTCCGGATCAGGCCGTCTTTGCCGCTGGCGTCCATGCCCTGCAGAATCAGCAGCACGCTGCGGCGGTTTTCGGCGTAGAGGCGGTCTTGTAGCTCGACCAGGTCCTGCCGGAGGCGCTCAATCTCGCGGTGAATGTCGTCTTTGTGCAGCTCGTGTGGGGCGCGGCTGGGCAGGCGCGTCAGGTCGATAGCAGTGGTTTTCGGGGGCATAGCGGAGGGAAGAATCTGCAAGATGGGCGAGCTGGTGAAAGCGGCAGCGGACGGCTCATTGTCTGTTAGTTACAAGTAAAAATCGAAGGCAGAAAAGTTTGATTTTCGCGTAACCCCGCTAAACAGGCCTCCGACGTGCAGGTGCAGAGCATGGATAATTCCTCAGAGTAGGCAGAGGCAGAGGCCACCGAGGCAACTCAGCGGGCCAACCGTAATGCTCAACGCTCGACGTCGGACAGCTAAGAAGGCTCCGTAGCGCAATCAAGAAGGCACCGCCGGGCGGTGCCTTCTTGATTGTATAGTATATTGAAATTCAGATGTTTGTGTGATATTCTGGCGAGCTATTATCTGCGGTTGTTGCCAAAGGCAGCCCAACGCCCGAGGCTACCGAACTGTCGCTTTGTCTGTAAAATACGTGCGGATTGATTTGAAATCGGCCATTGTGGCTTGTTTTGCGCTTCCTGTCATCCGGTTTCAGGTTGGTACACAGTTTGTATTTACCCTCGTAACCAAGAAAGGAAAATACGCCATGAATCTGATCAGCAAAGAGTTTATCCGCAACATTGCCCCCCAGCTCGACTTGCTCAACACGTTGGGTGGCGGCACGGCGCAGGCAGTGGTGCGCGTAGATACGCGCGAGCAGGGCGTGGTTATTCGGGTGGCCGTGCCGGCCGTAAGCCCCGAAAACTTCCACGTCGTGCTCGATAACAGCCGCCTGACGGTGTACTGCGAGTACCGTCACCAGCCCGAGGATCAACTGGCCGCTCCGTTGTTTGCCCAAACCCTGGATCTGCCCGCCAACCTCGACCTGGCCCGCATCGATGCGGTGCACAAGGGCCACGAGCTGCAGGTGCGCATTCCCTACAAGGATGCCGCCGCGCAGAAGCGCGAAATCGAAATCAAGCAGCGGTAGGAATCTGCTCCGGCCGCACTGTTCATATCGTCGGGGCCGACCGACGCCATTGTTCCACTTGGCCACTGCTTCCGCAGTGGCTTTTTTATTGCCCGACTAGTTCAGCCAAACAGCGGAATGAGCAGCACGAAGCCCAGCAGCAGGGAAAGGTAAAACCAGCCCATGACCTGCCCCCGGTAGCGGCGCGGCAGCCGGTTGCTGAGCACCAGCACGGCCACGACCACCAGCAGCAGGTGCAGCAGCAGAAACACCACCGTCTTGACCCAGTTGCTCACAATCGTGTTTTCGGGCTGAAACTGGTCGGTCATGCCCATACCCGACGTGACCCAGCTCAGCAGGTAGTAAGCCGCCGTTTCGAAGGCCACGAACAGGCCCAGGCCCAGAAGCAGGGCCCGCGGCCCGGATTTTTCGGTGATGTCAGCCATTGCCGTGCTAAGCTACAAAAACAAGTCGGCCAGCGGATACCTCCGCTGGCCGACTTGTTTGTCACTGTTATGGCGAGGCTTAGCCCTTGCCCTTACCGCCTTTGCCGTTGGCTTTGTAGTGCAGCGTCACGGAGACTTCGCCGCTGGGCGTCGTGGTGCTGTGGGTGGTGTAGGTTTTGCCGGCTTCCTGCCAGGTGGCATCCTTCACCAAGGTCTTGGCCGGCCGCAGCGCCGCCGGGGCCGTGCCCTTCCAGACCGAGGTTTCGTTGCCCGAAGGCGTCACCACGTACGTTTCCTGGGTCATGTCGACACACTGGGCCAGGCCGGTCAGCTCACCGGTGATGCACTCCTTGTACTGCGACTTGTACACCAGCGCACCTTTGCCTTTGCCCTGGGTTTTAAATTCCTGGGCCTGCGCCGAGGAGCCGAAGGCAAACAGGCTGACGAACAGCAGAAAGGCGGCGCGGAAATGAAGGATATTTTTCATGAGCGGGAGAGAAGATGAGGGATTTCGCAGCGCAATTCACGCTGTTGTGCAACGCTAGCCAAGAACTGTACCAAAAGTGGCTGGCAACTCCCGTCCCGCCCCGCTACGGCCGGCGCTGGCCCAGTACCTCGGCCGTGCGGGTCTGCACATACAGATCTTCTACTTTGGCCCGGGCCCAGGGCGTGCGCCGCAGAAACGTCAGACTCGACTTGATGCTGGGATTTACGGCGAAGCAGTTGATGCGAATCCGCTCGTCGAGGCCGGGCCAGCCGTAGTGCGCCACCAAGTATTCCAGGATCTGGGCCAGCGTGATGCCGTGCAATTCGCGGATGAGGTGGCCGGATTCGTCGCGGACGTCGGTAGGGTCGGGCTGGGGCATAACGGAAGGCAAAAAGGAACCACAAAGGTGGCAAAAAGCCTGTGGATATACGTTCTTGGGCCCGCGGCTGCCGCCGGCGGGCCGGTTTTTACCCCGGCCCAGGCATTATTGACCCTGCGCTGTTCGTTACCTTTGCCATGGCAACTCTCATGAATCGACGTTCTCCCCGCCCTGTTTCCCGCCGCCGGCCTTCCGCCCGGCGCCGCTACGCCGGCCTGGTGGGGCTGCTGCTGCTCGTGCTGGGACTGGGCGTGTACCTGCGGTATCAGCGGCAGCTGCACCGCTACGCGCGCCGGGCCTACGCCAGCTTCACCTTCAGCAGCCTGACGGGCCGCGAAAAGACGCCCCTGCTCAGCGGCTACTCCGTGCACGGCATCGACGTCTCGTCCTACCAGGGCACCATCGACTGGAAAACCGTGGCCGAGCACGACGTGCGCTTTGCCTTCATCAAGGCCAGTGAGGGCGTAACCCTGCGCGACGCCCGCTTCCGCCGCAACTGGCGCGAGGCGCAGCGGGCCGGCATCTACCGGGGCGCTTACCACTATTTTCAGCCCAACTACGACGGGGCCAAGCAAGCCAACCTGTTTACGCGCACCGTGCCGTTGGCCGTCGGCGACCTGCCGCCCGTGCTCGACGTGGAAGCCCCCGAGTTTCACGATGTGGCCGTGATGCGCCGGGGCGTGGGCACCTGGCTGCGGCTCGTGGAGCGGCACTACGGGGTGAAGCCCATTCTGTATTCCAACTACAGCTTCTACAAGCGCCACCTGGCCGGCCACTTCGACGACTACCCGCTCTGGCTGGCCCACTACGAGGTCGAAAGCCCGCAGCTGCCCCCCGACAAGTGGATTATCTGGCAGCACAGCGACGAAGCCTACGTGCCCGGCATCCGGGGCACGGTCGACTTTAACGTGTTTCAGGGTAACTTCGAGAGCCTGCTGGCGTTGCGTATTCCGGCGGCCGGCAAAAGTGCCCCGGCCCGCCTTCACTAACCCCGTCTGCTTTGCTATATACTCCGTTTCTTCGCCTGACTGCCCTTGGTCTGCTGGCCGGTAGCCTGCTGCTGGGCAGCTGCGGCGGCAGCAAGGATGCCTTCACCCAAAGCGGCGGGGCTTCTTACTACGCCGATAAGTTCAACGGCCGCAAAACGGCCAGCGGCACCACCTACCGGCCCAATAAGCTCACGGCGGCCCACAACACCCTGCCGTTCGGGACCGTGGTGCGGGTGACCAACCCGCGCAACAAACGCTCGGTGAAAGTTACCGTCACCGACCGGGGCCCGCACGCCAAAGGCCGCGTCATTGACCTCTCGCGCAAAGCCGCCCGCAAAATCGACATCGTGGACGCCGGCGTGGCCCCGGTGCGGCTGAAGGTCGTGCGGGCCGCCAAACGCTGATTTCCGCCTTTTTCTCCTCCCTAGAATAGTTGCCGCATGCGCATCCGCAAGAAAGTGAAGTGGGTACAGCCCGCCGAAGCCGACCGGTTTACCGCCCTGAGTGCCTTCGTAAAAGCCGCCGAAGCCCAAACCTGGACCGAGGCCGAAATTCAGTTTGTCATCAACGAAGTGGTGGAAGCCCGCGACGAGGCCGAGGTGCACGCCATCTTCCAGGATTGTACCCAACGGTAAGCCCCGGGCCCATCCGCCAACACCCAACAAGCCCCGACGCTGCCAGCGCCGGGGCTTGTTTGCTTGGGGGAAGAAGGACGTTACTAATTTTTGCGCTTCATCTTCATTTTGCCCTTGCCGCCGTTTTTCGACATGGCCATCAGGCTGTCCTGCTCGGCTTTCATGGTGGCCGTGGTCAGGCGGCCGCTCAAGGAGAGCATGTCGCCTTCTTTCATCGTCACTGTGCTGCCGTCGGCCATCGTCACGCTGCCGTCGGCCATGATTTTGGTGCCGTTAGTCAGCGTGGTCGGCTCGGCCAGGGTGGTGGTCATGCCCTGACGGGTCACCATCACCTTGCCGTCCTTCATCACCACGCCGTCTTTCATCGTCACGCCTTCGCGCACCACCACTTTTTCCTTGGGGGCTACTGCCCGGCGGGGGGCTACTTTGGTTTGGGCTTGCGCGGCGAAACCGGCCAGGGCCAGGCCCAGCGTCAACAGAAATGAGAAGCGGAGTTTCATGGGAGAGAAAATAGAAGTGAGAGAGGTAAGCTGCTTTTCAAGTGATGTAAAATACAAAACGTCACCTAAAGTTCCCGCGTTGCCGGGGGCAACCTCAGAAAGCAGTCTGGCGTTAAAAAATGGTCTACTCTGCCTATCCATCTCCATTTCGTTCCTAAAGATTTCTTCGCATGAGTGCTGCCACCCCGAATCCGGAAATTTACGCTGAGTTCAAGCGCCAAGTGAATATGACCGCCACCGAGCTGCGGCACTGGCTTACAACGGAAGAATCCAAATCGGTAGGCCAGGACGACGGCGACGGGGAAAGCGTCGGCCACAAGTCGGGCAAGCACATTGTGCAGATTCTGGAGAAGAAAAAAGCCGACCTCACGGCCGCCGATGAGGCTCACATGCACAAAGTTCATTCCTACATCAGCCGGCATCTGGCCCAGGGCCCGGCCGCCGACAAAGAGCACTCCCGCTGGCGCTACTCCCTGATGAACTGGGGCCACGATCCGCTGAAAAAGTAATTTCGCGGAGCCGGCCCGATACGGAAAATCTCCCCTTTGTTTTGCTCCTTACCGGCCGGCCCTTCAGCCCCTCCCAACCCCATGGATTACAAAGACTATTACAAGATTCTGGGTGTCGACAAAAACGCCACCACCGACCAGATCAAGAAGGCATACCGTAAGCTGGCGCGCCAGCACCACCCCGATGTGAACCCGAACAACGCGGATGCCGAGCAGAAATTCAAGGAAGTAAACGAGGCCAACGAAGTGCTCAGCGACGAGGAAAAGCGCCGCAAGTACGACCAGCTCGGGGCCGACTGGCAGCGCTACCAGCAGGCCGGCGCCGGCCGGGGCAGTGCCGGTGGGGGCGGGGGCTTCGACTGGTCGCAGTACGCGCAGCAGGGTGGGGGCTTCGGCGGCGGCGGTAGCAACGACCCCTTCGGCGGCGCCGACTTCTCCGATTTCTTCAGCTCCATCTTCGGGGGCTCGGGCGGCCGGGCCAGCGGCAACGCCCGCCCCGGGGCCGGCCAGGACTACCAGGCCGAGCTGGAGCTGACGCTGGAAGACGCCTACCAGGGCGGGCCGCGCACCCTCACCGTAAACGGCAAAAAGCTGCGCATTACCATTCAGCCCGGCGTGGAAGATGGCCAGACCATCCGGCTGCGCGACCAGGGCGGCCCCGGCCGCAACGGTGGCCCCAGCGGCTCGCTCTACATCACCATCCGCATCCAGCCCGATGCCCGCTACACCCGCACCGGCAACGATCTGACCATGGACGTGCCCGTGAGCATCTA
This window contains:
- a CDS encoding VF530 family protein, with the translated sequence MPQPDPTDVRDESGHLIRELHGITLAQILEYLVAHYGWPGLDERIRINCFAVNPSIKSSLTFLRRTPWARAKVEDLYVQTRTAEVLGQRRP
- a CDS encoding Hsp20/alpha crystallin family protein, with the protein product MNLISKEFIRNIAPQLDLLNTLGGGTAQAVVRVDTREQGVVIRVAVPAVSPENFHVVLDNSRLTVYCEYRHQPEDQLAAPLFAQTLDLPANLDLARIDAVHKGHELQVRIPYKDAAAQKREIEIKQR
- a CDS encoding serine hydrolase domain-containing protein; translation: MKTLLALLLGVLALPALAQTGASTPQLTHCDAAIERFMQRWKIPGASVAISRQGKLVYCRAFGYADLARTVPMRPSHLLRVASVSKPVTATAIMKLVEQGKIDLSHKAFGPKGYLQSAYYTSAITDERIYDITVQQLLEHSAGWNRNNGTDGFNTSDPIDFPLHVADALSAPNPVGDSTMVRFLLTKGLDFRPGARFAYSNVGYLVLGKILEKVTGQSYEGWVRQNILAPAGISEAHLGRNLLADKHEREAEYFSKDHRASCYGTGKPVSAAYGSWNLEAMNAHGGWLFSARDLVRFLVATDGNPAQPDVLAPATVAQMLEPSENNRHYAKGWMVSKKVNWHTGSLDGTASCVAQTADGYTWAILLNARATPNRFWNDLEKLGWECVEGATEWPALDFFPPTRNAAHLRGHATEAGTATLRWTNGNGSRRLVVVQEGSPVAQLPQDGTSYAPDAAYGHGSALGKSAFVVAAGPDSAVTVRNLAPNKTYYARVVEYFQNDSTGQQAMYALDGNPTWQFHTPAALSILAKLSHKTVKKPAARKATAASHHKPRPATLNTGPAKKQPSAPAPAKADAPATASPSYLEKLRSKGRELLKWFAKV
- a CDS encoding pentapeptide repeat-containing protein is translated as MKQRRPAAAPRKPTVFAPENRFERWDARTLLAHPDPEFEQCHFVGCDFSEAKLGALRFTDCLFERCNLSSASLAGTGLQNVAFTDCKLAGLQFAACRDFLFEVRFTGCQLHYTSFFGKKLRGTRFVNCSLTDADFTSADLTDAAFQDCTLPGAVFRNTLLTGADFTTASQFTIDPDGNTLTKARFSLPGLLGLVSKYGVIVE
- a CDS encoding glycoside hydrolase family 25 protein, encoding MNRRSPRPVSRRRPSARRRYAGLVGLLLLVLGLGVYLRYQRQLHRYARRAYASFTFSSLTGREKTPLLSGYSVHGIDVSSYQGTIDWKTVAEHDVRFAFIKASEGVTLRDARFRRNWREAQRAGIYRGAYHYFQPNYDGAKQANLFTRTVPLAVGDLPPVLDVEAPEFHDVAVMRRGVGTWLRLVERHYGVKPILYSNYSFYKRHLAGHFDDYPLWLAHYEVESPQLPPDKWIIWQHSDEAYVPGIRGTVDFNVFQGNFESLLALRIPAAGKSAPARLH
- a CDS encoding Gfo/Idh/MocA family oxidoreductase → MTQIRTGLLAYGMSGKVFHAPFVATHPGFELSAVTERSRKEAGQHYPGVTSYDSVEALLADDSLELVVVNTPSNTHAEFTRQALRAGKHVLLEKPVATSPQEVRELWDLARQQGRHLLAYQNRRWDSDFQLVKQVVESGQLGQLIEVTFRYDRFKTTLNPKPFKETPLPGSGLLYDLGPHLLDQAISLFGQPRQSRKTTGRFRAGTQVDDYFSIQLLYPGFTVTVASGLLIADPQPAFVLHGTQGSFRKTRADVQEAQLLSGLSPLDPTYGIEPADQAGVLTVAGGNDVKTTTVLPTQKGDYTGLFDAVYQTIRHGAPYPIREEQLLWQNEILAQTDDVWGL
- a CDS encoding DUF6799 domain-containing protein, translated to MKLRFSFLLTLGLALAGFAAQAQTKVAPRRAVAPKEKVVVREGVTMKDGVVMKDGKVMVTRQGMTTTLAEPTTLTNGTKIMADGSVTMADGSTVTMKEGDMLSLSGRLTTATMKAEQDSLMAMSKNGGKGKMKMKRKN
- a CDS encoding PPK2 family polyphosphate kinase produces the protein MPPKTTAIDLTRLPSRAPHELHKDDIHREIERLRQDLVELQDRLYAENRRSVLLILQGMDASGKDGLIRKVFSGLNPQGVRVHSFKEPTIEELAHDFLWRVHQQVPRHGMIQIFNRSHYEDVLVTRVEKLITTEVARQRFTAINAFEKLLQQSGTTVLKFYLHVSEEEQRERLQERLHDPAKQWKYEAGDEGKAKQWPLYRRVYEDVFRHCSPTSCPWHLVPADQNWYKAYVVAKTLRDTLREMNPQYPASKLERPRER
- a CDS encoding DnaJ C-terminal domain-containing protein, translated to MDYKDYYKILGVDKNATTDQIKKAYRKLARQHHPDVNPNNADAEQKFKEVNEANEVLSDEEKRRKYDQLGADWQRYQQAGAGRGSAGGGGGFDWSQYAQQGGGFGGGGSNDPFGGADFSDFFSSIFGGSGGRASGNARPGAGQDYQAELELTLEDAYQGGPRTLTVNGKKLRITIQPGVEDGQTIRLRDQGGPGRNGGPSGSLYITIRIQPDARYTRTGNDLTMDVPVSIYKALLGGEQVVDTFSGPVKIKIKPETANGTRLRLRGKGFPVYRQAGQFGDLYLRLSLTLPQHLTDEEKALIQQLAHLRNEA
- a CDS encoding septal ring lytic transglycosylase RlpA family protein, giving the protein MLYTPFLRLTALGLLAGSLLLGSCGGSKDAFTQSGGASYYADKFNGRKTASGTTYRPNKLTAAHNTLPFGTVVRVTNPRNKRSVKVTVTDRGPHAKGRVIDLSRKAARKIDIVDAGVAPVRLKVVRAAKR
- a CDS encoding DUF3140 domain-containing protein, whose amino-acid sequence is MSAATPNPEIYAEFKRQVNMTATELRHWLTTEESKSVGQDDGDGESVGHKSGKHIVQILEKKKADLTAADEAHMHKVHSYISRHLAQGPAADKEHSRWRYSLMNWGHDPLKK